One window of the Anticarsia gemmatalis isolate Benzon Research Colony breed Stoneville strain chromosome 21, ilAntGemm2 primary, whole genome shotgun sequence genome contains the following:
- the LOC142982227 gene encoding gut-specific cysteine proteinase-like, translating to MPKQEFIEYFNKQNYSWKITEYEESDKFFGGGINLTNFKKGLDVETYDLEIVKDLPANFDARRKWSQCRSIKEIYDQGDCSSGFAFGVANTVSDRTCIHKGDHVHLSEQDFECMKKDVCFGGDPYQAFEFWIREGLVTRNCKPYNVRELKKNQCKEQCERNTIKYSEDKHYGLKVIEVPNDLDQIKAELFHQGPVQASFVLYQDFRDYREGIYEQKYGKYLGEQSVRVIGYGVYRDTQYWLVANSWGRNWGENGYVKVKMSQNIKFEEYMLTGRPK from the coding sequence ATGCCGAAACAAGAATTCATAGAATACTTCAACAAACAGAACTACTCTTGGAAGATCACTGAATACGAAGAAAGCGACAAATTCTTTGGAGGTGGTATTAACTTAACTAATTTCAAGAAAGGATTAGACGTAGAAACATATGATTTAGAAATTGTGAAGGACCTACCGGCAAATTTTGATGCAAGACGAAAATGGTCTCAATGTAGATCTATAAAAGAGATCTACGATCAAGGCGATTGCAGTTCAGGTTTCGCTTTCGGGGTCGCGAACACAGTATCAGATAGAACATGCATTCATAAAGGAGACCACGTACATTTATCTGAACAAGACTTTGAATGTATGAAGAAAGATGTCTGCTTTGGAGGTGATCCTTATCAAGCGTTCGAATTCTGGATCAGAGAAGGCTTAGTAACTAGAAATTGTAAACCTTATAACGTAAGAGAATTGAAGAAAAATCAATGTAAAGAACAATGCGAGCGTAATACGATCAAGTATTCTGAAGACAAGCATTATGGGCTAAAAGTTATAGAAGTACCTAATGATTTAGATCAAATTAAAGCTGAATTGTTCCATCAAGGTCCTGTACAAGCTTCCTTCGTATTGTACCAAGATTTCAGAGATTATAGAGAAGGTATCTATGAACAAAAATACGGTAAATATTTAGGTGAACAAAGTGTTCGTGTGATAGGCTATGGTGTTTATAGAGATACGCAATATTGGCTGGTTGCGAACAGTTGGGGTCGGAATTGGGGCGAAAATGGGTATGTAAAAGTGAAGATGtctcaaaatattaaattcgaaGAATATATGTTAACTGGAAGACCAAAATAA